A genome region from Actinomycetota bacterium includes the following:
- the cutA gene encoding divalent-cation tolerance protein CutA yields MIQIQTTVATKEEGEKIADALVQAKLAACVQIIGPITSMYSWRNKVETAQEWLILIKTRTDLYDRVEKEILAFHSYETPEIIAIPIERSSAEYLGWLNEETIGD; encoded by the coding sequence ATGATACAAATTCAGACGACAGTCGCCACCAAAGAAGAGGGCGAGAAGATCGCCGATGCGCTTGTGCAAGCAAAACTGGCCGCTTGCGTCCAAATTATCGGGCCGATAACCAGCATGTACAGCTGGAGAAACAAGGTCGAAACCGCCCAGGAATGGCTAATACTAATAAAAACCCGTACCGACCTTTACGACCGAGTCGAGAAAGAGATTCTGGCTTTTCATTCTTACGAGACTCCAGAAATCATAGCCATACCCATCGAGCGGTCATCGGCGGAGTATCTTGGCTGGCTAAACGAAGAGACCATAGGAGACTAA
- a CDS encoding flavin reductase family protein: MKKNLGAIHSLYPMPIAIVGSMVEGKPNYMTIAHVGIINQEAKRLVTLSATKVHQTNKGIKENMTFSLNMPTESMVVETDYIGIYTGKKTDKSVVFEAFYGELKTAPMISRCPVNMECKVLDVLDYSSHDVFIGEVMATYANEQVLTDCVIDLAKVKPILFDMNQRKYWKLGDQLANAWEIGKEYKAEATEV; encoded by the coding sequence ATGAAAAAGAATCTAGGTGCTATCCACAGTCTGTATCCGATGCCGATAGCGATCGTCGGGTCAATGGTGGAGGGGAAGCCGAACTACATGACCATAGCCCACGTCGGAATCATCAACCAAGAGGCGAAGCGGCTGGTAACACTAAGCGCCACCAAGGTTCACCAAACCAATAAGGGCATCAAGGAGAATATGACCTTCAGCCTAAATATGCCTACGGAGAGCATGGTTGTCGAGACCGACTATATCGGCATCTATACGGGAAAGAAAACAGACAAGTCTGTTGTTTTTGAGGCTTTCTACGGTGAGCTCAAAACCGCCCCCATGATTTCCCGGTGTCCCGTTAACATGGAATGTAAAGTGCTGGACGTTCTGGACTATTCTTCACACGATGTTTTCATAGGAGAGGTCATGGCCACGTACGCCAACGAGCAGGTGTTAACGGATTGCGTAATCGATCTGGCAAAAGTAAAACCGATACTCTTTGACATGAACCAGAGAAAATACTGGAAACTCGGCGATCAGTTGGCCAATGCTTGGGAAATCGGCAAGGAATATAAAGCGGAGGCAACCGAGGTCTAA
- a CDS encoding YtxH domain-containing protein: MKGEWVVMVNKSDVYKVGGGLLLGAAIGSAVGVLFAPKAGKETREDIKTKANEAQEKTQELIEQTKERAEQMYEKGRNVVTEKRDWALEAFNSGKEALIGPGSSSEQENKDKSARAAAKPKATKTHAAAS, encoded by the coding sequence ATGAAAGGAGAGTGGGTCGTGATGGTCAACAAGAGTGACGTCTACAAGGTTGGTGGCGGACTGCTTTTGGGAGCGGCAATCGGCAGTGCTGTCGGCGTATTGTTTGCCCCTAAGGCAGGCAAAGAGACAAGGGAAGACATTAAGACTAAAGCAAATGAAGCCCAGGAAAAAACACAAGAGCTGATTGAGCAGACAAAAGAACGCGCTGAACAGATGTATGAAAAAGGCCGTAATGTTGTCACCGAAAAACGGGATTGGGCTTTGGAGGCATTCAACTCAGGCAAAGAAGCCCTGATCGGACCTGGGAGCTCGTCTGAACAAGAAAACAAGGACAAGAGCGCTCGCGCGGCAGCCAAACCGAAGGCGACAAAAACTCACGCCGCAGCCAGCTAA
- a CDS encoding magnesium transporter encodes MMKTKTPTYPAESVGAILSENVLAVTPSHKLKDVLEAINEGAWDDIHYAYAVDDRNKLVGVVDLAGLSKTKLDMTISSLMKPPAVTLHPHADQENAVLKAVKYDITAVPVVNGDGTFVGAVVAAKIIDVMHQEHLEDALLGSGIRGRGSDIIKLATARYSRVIRARAPWLIFGAVAGLGLGLISSLFEKTLQESVALAYFVPVVAYIADSVGTQSEAITVRALATLKIKYASYIMRELIVGFVLGLILGTMGGVGAIFISGSFDIGLVVGLSLCAASTIASFLAALIPMTLKTLGKDPALGSGPLATALQDLISVLIYFLFAVWLIK; translated from the coding sequence ATGATGAAGACTAAAACCCCCACATATCCGGCCGAAAGCGTCGGCGCTATTCTGTCAGAAAACGTGCTGGCCGTTACCCCGAGCCACAAGCTGAAGGATGTCCTGGAAGCTATCAACGAGGGCGCGTGGGACGACATTCATTACGCCTATGCGGTGGATGACAGAAATAAGCTCGTTGGCGTTGTCGACTTAGCGGGCTTGTCAAAAACTAAGTTGGATATGACGATCAGCAGTTTAATGAAACCTCCCGCCGTTACCTTGCATCCGCACGCCGACCAGGAGAATGCTGTCTTGAAGGCTGTTAAGTACGATATAACCGCTGTGCCGGTCGTAAACGGGGACGGCACATTTGTGGGCGCGGTCGTGGCGGCCAAGATAATCGACGTTATGCACCAAGAGCACTTAGAAGACGCCTTGCTGGGTTCCGGGATAAGGGGACGCGGCTCGGATATTATTAAACTGGCGACCGCACGGTATAGCAGGGTCATCAGGGCGCGAGCGCCCTGGCTTATCTTTGGAGCGGTTGCCGGTCTGGGCTTGGGGTTGATCTCAAGTCTCTTCGAGAAAACGCTTCAGGAATCGGTGGCCCTTGCTTATTTTGTCCCCGTAGTCGCTTATATTGCGGATTCCGTCGGAACGCAATCCGAAGCAATCACTGTCCGTGCGCTAGCGACTTTGAAAATTAAATACGCAAGCTACATAATGCGGGAGCTCATCGTCGGCTTTGTTCTGGGGCTCATTCTCGGGACAATGGGCGGCGTTGGAGCGATTTTTATCAGCGGGTCTTTTGATATCGGCCTGGTTGTCGGCCTGTCGCTGTGTGCCGCCAGCACTATAGCCTCCTTTTTGGCTGCTCTTATACCGATGACGTTGAAAACACTTGGCAAGGATCCCGCGTTAGGCAGCGGTCCGTTGGCGACCGCGCTTCAGGACTTGATCAGCGTATTGATTTACTTCCTCTTCGCGGTATGGCTAATAAAATAA
- a CDS encoding heparan-alpha-glucosaminide N-acetyltransferase domain-containing protein, whose protein sequence is MKETVALAPGTRLGSLDYFRGLAIILMLVYDYVPFFTKNPPLIFVHGRTDMLLFGDLVAPFFLFIMGVSLAVAVSRRRDHGATEKQIFLRVIKRAFILIIAGLIIDDLRAPLFGGTIGFHPTWGILESLGAAYLIAYLLMLLKTKLQIPVVAAMLAAHLYLLLYSPSFLVYIRSYAHGSPASILTWSSITVFGMIAGDRLVKNTFEYEKYLYQMGGILIVVGSVVGMIYPPRKYLVTSSYALIAAGCSAIYFMLLYYLIETKRVRLIIDNMKPLVEFGGAALTAWILQYVIAAYFIWYYHYNERLPLFYGLALSAALIVVVWLVTIGAKRNHLSLRI, encoded by the coding sequence ATGAAAGAGACTGTCGCGTTAGCGCCCGGCACACGATTGGGGTCCCTGGACTATTTTCGGGGACTGGCCATAATCTTGATGCTCGTCTATGACTATGTCCCCTTCTTCACCAAGAATCCGCCGCTGATCTTCGTCCACGGACGAACAGATATGCTCCTGTTTGGCGACTTGGTCGCACCTTTCTTCCTGTTTATAATGGGCGTGTCTTTAGCCGTCGCTGTCAGCAGACGCCGTGACCACGGCGCCACCGAGAAACAGATATTCCTCCGAGTGATAAAGCGGGCCTTCATCCTTATAATCGCGGGCTTGATTATAGACGACCTAAGGGCGCCATTGTTTGGCGGAACGATAGGCTTTCACCCGACTTGGGGAATTTTGGAATCATTGGGAGCAGCCTATCTGATAGCATATCTATTAATGCTTCTTAAAACGAAACTGCAGATACCCGTCGTCGCGGCGATGCTAGCGGCGCATTTATATCTGTTACTCTACTCTCCGTCATTCTTGGTCTACATCAGGTCCTACGCGCATGGCAGTCCGGCGTCCATTCTCACATGGTCTTCAATCACTGTTTTCGGTATGATTGCCGGCGACCGTTTAGTCAAGAACACTTTTGAGTATGAAAAATATCTGTATCAGATGGGCGGAATATTGATTGTCGTCGGTTCCGTCGTCGGCATGATATATCCGCCGCGAAAATACTTAGTCACGTCCAGCTATGCTCTGATTGCGGCTGGGTGTTCAGCGATTTACTTTATGCTGCTGTACTACTTGATCGAGACAAAACGAGTCCGTTTGATTATTGACAATATGAAACCGCTAGTGGAATTCGGCGGCGCCGCGCTGACAGCTTGGATTCTCCAATATGTGATAGCAGCCTACTTTATCTGGTATTACCACTACAATGAGCGCCTACCGCTATTTTACGGACTAGCCCTATCCGCCGCCTTGATCGTGGTTGTTTGGCTTGTCACAATCGGGGCAAAACGCAATCACCTGAGCCTGCGCATCTGA